One Desulfurellaceae bacterium genomic window, CTGTTGGCCGCCTTGGCCGCAATCCGCACGTCGACTTGGCCCGGATGGGCCAGCACGCCGACCGTCGGGTTGTGTGAGTTGGCGATCAGATGGCCGATTTCGTCATCCACCCGGCTTTCGCCCAACTCGGCGACCTTGAGGACGCGGTAGGTAATCGTCTCGGACAGGGCAAAGCTGCGCCGCAGATAGGGCTCAACCTCGTTGTCGAACAGCCACTTGAGTTCAAACGGCACGCCGGGCAGGACGAAGATACTCCCTCGCGGGTCCTCAACAATAAAGGATGGGGCGGTGCCGTTTGGGTTTTCAACCGGGGTGGCGCCCTCGGGAATGTCGGCCTGGCGCTCGTTGTTGGGCGTCATGATAAAGCCCCGGCTGCGAAAGCGCTGATCGATCTGTTCCAGCAGCCGCGGGTCGCGGACCAGCCTGCGGCCGGCGACTTCGGCCACCACCTCGCGGGTCAGGTCATCCTGGGTCGGCCCCAGGCCACCGCTGGTAATGACAATATCGGAACGGTCCAGGGCCCGGCTGAGGACCTCTTTCATTCGACCGGGGTTGTCGCCCACAATCGTCTTGTAAAAAAGATTCACCCCGATATCGGTCAGCCGTTGGGCGATCCAGGCCGAGTTGGTGTCCACGATCTGACCCAACAAGAGTTCTGATCCGATGGCAACGATTTCCGCATTGGCCATATGCTGCACTCCTTCGTGTCCGGGTGTATGATTGGGGCGCTCAAAAAGGATAGAGGAAGGACCGCCAATGGAAAAGACGGGCGTTGTGATTGGCCGCGACAGCTGGCTGCTGCTGCGGGACGAGCCGCTGTATTCGGCCCGCTTTATTGACCGCGACGGAACCGACGAGCTGGCCCTCGTCGTGCGGGTCGAGGAACTGGAATGGTTCGTGGAATCGGGCCTGCCGCTGGCCGTGTCGCTGTGTACCTGGCAGAGCAGTCGGGGCGTGTGGCTGTCGGCCATCGCCTACCAGCTGTCGCCGAGTTTTGGCGAGGCGCGGGCCGGGGTGTTCTTCCTGAATCCGCGCCGGGCCGAGGATGTCGCGCTGCTCGACAAATTGCCCCGCCAGGAGCGGCTGGCCGCCATCTTCCTGAGCGCCGACTGCGCGACCCACTATACCATCAGCCTGCCCCAGGACGACGAACTGCGCGCCGGGTGGCGGGAGCGGATCGCGCACGCCACCCAGGCGGGACCGGACACCATCCCGAGCGCCGAGCCCGATCCCGCCTTTGAGGCTGCCCTGGTCGAGTTCCAGGACCGCTACAGCGCGCAGGATATTCTGCTCGACGAGCTTAGTTGAGTTCGTCGAGGGTCAGCCTGAAGCTTGGCACAAAGGTGTCGAGGAAATAGCCGACTTCGGGAAGCCGCATGTCTTCCAGGGTGGCTCTGAGCGTCTTCTCGGCCTGGCTGAACTCGGTGTTGCCGACGCTAACCTCCTGGACGCATTTCAGATAGGCGCACAGTTTGTCGGCCGCCTTGACCAGTTCGAGACAGGCCGCATCCGCTGCCTGGGGCTGAAAAAAGGCCCGATAGTCGGCCCGTAGCTCGGCCGGAATCAGGCTCAGCAGCTTGGTATTGGCGGTCTGTTCAATGGCCTTATAGGCGGTCTTGATGTCGGGGTTGAAGTATTTGACCGGGGTCGGCAGGTCGCCAGTCAGCACCTCGCCGGCGTCGTGATACAGGGCCAGGGCCGCCACCCGGTCGGGGTTGACCTGCCCGGCAAACACCCGCTTGCGAATAATGGCCAGGGCGTGGGCCACCATCGCCACCTGGGAGCTGTGCTCCTGGATATTCTCCGGGTAGGTGCTGTGCATCAGCCCCCAGCGCCGGATGAATTTCATGCGCGACAGATAGGCAAAGAAGTGGCTCAGCATCGGACTTTGGGTGCGGCGTCACACAGGCGGACGCCTACAGATTCGTCTTGTAATCCTGCTCCACAAACTGGTCGATCTGCTCGGCCATCTTGTCGTCTGCGCCCATTTTGCCGGCCAGGATTTTGCCGAACGAGATCTTTTTCTTTTCCGGCCAGGTGTCGGACTTCCACAGCTGGGCGCGCAGAAACGCCTTGGCACAGTGGTAGAAGACTTCCTTGATGCGGACCCGGATGGCGACCACGGCCGGTTTGCCCCGGGCCGACAGGCGATCCAGAATGGCGGGGTCGCTGGTCAGCTCGGCCGTGCCGTTGACCCGCAGGGTTTCGCCGGTGCCGGGGATGAGAAAAATCAGCCCGATGTGGGGGTTGGCCAGGATATTTTGCAGGCCAAAGATCAGCTTGTTGCCGCTGCGGTCCGGGATGAGCAGCGTGGTTTCGTCTTCGACGGTCACAAAGCCGGGGCCGTCACCCTTGGGCGACACGTCCATATTACCCTCGGCGTCCGAGGTGGCCAGCAGGAGAAAGGGCGAGCGCTGAATAAAATCAGCGCAGGTTTCGTCCAGCGCCGTCCACAGCTTGTGGGGGACCAGGTCGCTGGGTGTGCCGATAATGGTCCGAAGTTCGTCCACGGTCGAAATACGGTGGGAATCAACAGCAGTCATCCTCGCCTCCTTTGTGTTGTCTATGCACTTTTCCTTTATGCGCAAAACAGGTTAGAGTGCAAGCATTGCACCGGAAAGGAGACCACGGCAATGGCAGATCTTGAGGTGAGCGTACAAAATCGGGTTGGCCTGCTGACCCTGAACCGCCCGGACAAACTGAACGCCCTGACCCGCCACATGGGTGACATCGGGGTGGCGACCCTCCAGGAATGGAAGAATGACCCGGACGTGGGAGCGGTGGTGCTGACCGGGGCCGGTCGGGGCTTCTGCGCCGGTGGGGATGTCTCGGCCATGCACAAAGGCACCGAGATCGGCGGAGTCAGCTCGACCCTGGAAGACAAGATTGACCAGCTGCGCCAGGCGCACGGCCTGCCCTGGCTGCTGCATACCTATCCCAAAGTGGTCATCGCGGTGGTGAATGGGCCGACGGCCGGGGCCGGGCTGGGCCTGGCCCTGTCGTGCGACCTGCGTCTGGCGTCTGAGCAGGCGCGGTTCGGCACGGCCTATGCCCGGGTCGGCTACGGGGGAGATTACGGCACGACCTGGCAGCTGACCAATCTGGTCGGCCAGGCCAAGGCCAAGGAGCTGTTCTTTCTGCCGGATATGATCTCGGCTCAGGAGGCCCACGACCTCGGCCTGGTGAACCGGGTGTTCCCGCATGACAGGCTGATGGAAGAAGCTCTGGCGATTGCCGAGCGTATCGCCGCCGGCCCGCTGGTCAGCTACCGCTATATGAAGGCCAATATCAACGCCTCGACCACGGTCGATTTTCGGACCATGCTGGACCGCGAGGCCGAGACGCATTTGCGCTGCGGCCAGACCGAGGATCACAAAGAGGGCGTGGCCGCGTTCATGGAAAAGCGCCAGCCGGTTTTTCGGGGGCGCTGAGCACAGGAGCGATGCGATGACACCACCCGAAATCCTGCTCGACGGCCTGATCTTTCTGGAAGGGCCGCGCTGGTACGACGGCAAGCTGTGGTTTTCGGACATGTTCGCCGGCCAGGTCAGGACGGTCGATCTGTCCGGCAATACGGACGTGGTCGCTGAGGTGGCCGAACGGCCCTCGGGGCTGGGGTTTCTCCCCGACGGGCGTCTGTTGATTGTCTCCA contains:
- a CDS encoding CinA family nicotinamide mononucleotide deamidase-related protein — its product is MANAEIVAIGSELLLGQIVDTNSAWIAQRLTDIGVNLFYKTIVGDNPGRMKEVLSRALDRSDIVITSGGLGPTQDDLTREVVAEVAGRRLVRDPRLLEQIDQRFRSRGFIMTPNNERQADIPEGATPVENPNGTAPSFIVEDPRGSIFVLPGVPFELKWLFDNEVEPYLRRSFALSETITYRVLKVAELGESRVDDEIGHLIANSHNPTVGVLAHPGQVDVRIAAKAANRDAANALIAPLEAEIRHRLGKHVFAVDDETLEQVVGRLLREKGMTISVCEDLGGLLAERLHQADPERCVESLGASGRPALQRLLGDTSDEAVWNDPERLSQALAHAVRARTGSDLGLAVHSLPDPTDMSENLARGQTFLAVSDGSHVRTRSYNMAGRGRPDRTRMSFNALALVRLALLEGVGE
- the yfbR gene encoding 5'-deoxynucleotidase, producing the protein MLSHFFAYLSRMKFIRRWGLMHSTYPENIQEHSSQVAMVAHALAIIRKRVFAGQVNPDRVAALALYHDAGEVLTGDLPTPVKYFNPDIKTAYKAIEQTANTKLLSLIPAELRADYRAFFQPQAADAACLELVKAADKLCAYLKCVQEVSVGNTEFSQAEKTLRATLEDMRLPEVGYFLDTFVPSFRLTLDELN
- a CDS encoding pyridoxamine 5'-phosphate oxidase family protein, yielding MTAVDSHRISTVDELRTIIGTPSDLVPHKLWTALDETCADFIQRSPFLLLATSDAEGNMDVSPKGDGPGFVTVEDETTLLIPDRSGNKLIFGLQNILANPHIGLIFLIPGTGETLRVNGTAELTSDPAILDRLSARGKPAVVAIRVRIKEVFYHCAKAFLRAQLWKSDTWPEKKKISFGKILAGKMGADDKMAEQIDQFVEQDYKTNL
- a CDS encoding enoyl-CoA hydratase — protein: MADLEVSVQNRVGLLTLNRPDKLNALTRHMGDIGVATLQEWKNDPDVGAVVLTGAGRGFCAGGDVSAMHKGTEIGGVSSTLEDKIDQLRQAHGLPWLLHTYPKVVIAVVNGPTAGAGLGLALSCDLRLASEQARFGTAYARVGYGGDYGTTWQLTNLVGQAKAKELFFLPDMISAQEAHDLGLVNRVFPHDRLMEEALAIAERIAAGPLVSYRYMKANINASTTVDFRTMLDREAETHLRCGQTEDHKEGVAAFMEKRQPVFRGR